From one Nonomuraea polychroma genomic stretch:
- a CDS encoding ABC transporter permease, which yields MTLVEVKRPKLAPAGMRLGDVMRVGAIGLRTRPLRAFLSALGIAIGIAAMVGVVGLSSSSGAELDRTLSALGTNLLTVTSGTTLAGEAAQMPKDAEAMIERIGPVQAASAVAKVSEAKVYRSEQIPEAQTGGITTYAARLDLLATVGATLRSGTWLNQATERYPAAVLGSAAAQRLGIGSVSQDTQVVVGGERFTVVGVLNPVALATDLDSGVMVGWPVAEERLDFDGHPTTLYTRSEEAKLEAVRQVLAGTANPEAPNEIDVSRPSDALAAKQATSQAFANLLLGVGAVALLVGGVGVANTMVISVLERRAEIGLRRSLGATRGQIRTQFLAESLLLSAIGGAGGVLLGTAVTMGYALYSGWPSVVPAWATVGGLAATLMIGAMAGLYPAIRASRLSPTEALATP from the coding sequence ATGACCCTCGTCGAGGTGAAACGGCCCAAACTGGCCCCGGCCGGCATGCGGCTGGGCGACGTGATGCGGGTGGGCGCGATCGGTCTGCGGACGCGCCCGCTGCGGGCGTTCCTGTCCGCGCTCGGCATCGCCATCGGCATCGCGGCCATGGTGGGCGTTGTCGGGCTCTCGTCCTCCTCGGGCGCCGAGCTCGATCGTACGCTCTCCGCCCTCGGCACCAACCTGCTCACGGTCACGTCGGGCACCACGCTCGCGGGCGAGGCGGCGCAGATGCCGAAGGACGCCGAGGCGATGATCGAGCGCATCGGCCCGGTGCAGGCGGCCTCCGCGGTGGCGAAGGTCTCCGAGGCCAAGGTCTACCGGTCCGAGCAGATCCCCGAGGCCCAGACCGGCGGCATCACCACGTACGCCGCCCGCCTCGACCTGCTGGCCACCGTGGGCGCGACGCTGCGCAGCGGGACCTGGCTCAACCAGGCCACCGAACGGTACCCGGCCGCGGTGCTCGGCTCGGCCGCCGCCCAGCGGCTCGGCATCGGCTCGGTCAGCCAGGACACGCAGGTCGTCGTCGGCGGCGAGCGCTTCACCGTGGTCGGCGTGCTGAACCCGGTCGCGCTCGCCACCGACCTGGACAGCGGCGTCATGGTCGGCTGGCCGGTGGCGGAGGAACGGCTGGACTTCGACGGGCACCCGACCACGCTCTACACCCGGTCGGAGGAGGCCAAGCTGGAGGCGGTACGTCAGGTCCTCGCCGGCACCGCCAACCCGGAGGCGCCGAACGAGATCGACGTCTCCCGCCCGTCCGACGCGCTGGCCGCCAAGCAGGCGACCAGCCAGGCGTTCGCCAACCTCCTGCTGGGCGTGGGCGCGGTGGCCCTGCTCGTGGGCGGTGTCGGCGTGGCCAACACCATGGTGATCTCGGTGCTGGAACGCCGCGCGGAGATCGGCCTGCGCCGCTCGCTGGGCGCGACCCGCGGCCAGATCCGCACCCAGTTCCTGGCCGAGTCGCTGCTGCTGTCGGCGATCGGGGGAGCGGGCGGCGTGCTCCTGGGCACCGCCGTCACCATGGGGTACGCGCTCTACAGTGGCTGGCCTTCCGTGGTGCCGGCCTGGGCCACCGTCGGCGGCCTCGCGGCGACGCTGATGATCGGCGCCATGGCCGGCCTCTATCCGGCCATCCGCGCCTCCCGTCTGTCCCCGACGGAGGCGCTGGCCACGCCGTAG
- a CDS encoding ABC transporter ATP-binding protein, which produces MTYPMIALTDVSKSYPGGVTALNSVTLRIEHGELIAIVGPSGSGKSTMLNVIGTLDRPTSGTIHIDGYDVSKLSDGQLSALRATTIGFVFQHFHLAAKVPALDNVADGLIYTGMSRSERRRRAAAALERVGLGHRMDHEPHELSGGERQRVAIARAVAGEPPLVLADEPTGALDSVSGTGVMELLHELNTSGTTIVIITHDREIAASLPRQVGMRDGEIISDTAAPEMAESGVA; this is translated from the coding sequence GTGACGTACCCCATGATCGCGCTGACGGATGTGTCCAAGTCCTACCCCGGCGGGGTGACGGCGCTGAACTCGGTGACATTGCGCATCGAGCACGGTGAGCTCATCGCCATCGTCGGCCCGTCGGGGTCGGGGAAGTCGACGATGCTCAACGTCATCGGCACCCTCGACCGGCCGACGTCGGGAACCATCCACATCGACGGCTACGACGTCTCGAAACTGTCCGACGGCCAGCTCTCGGCGCTGCGCGCCACCACGATCGGCTTCGTCTTCCAGCACTTCCACCTCGCCGCGAAGGTCCCCGCGCTGGACAATGTGGCCGACGGCCTCATCTACACCGGTATGAGCCGGTCCGAGCGGCGCCGCCGGGCGGCCGCCGCGCTCGAACGGGTCGGTCTCGGGCATCGCATGGACCACGAGCCGCACGAATTGTCCGGCGGCGAGCGGCAGCGCGTGGCCATCGCCAGGGCCGTGGCGGGCGAGCCGCCGCTGGTGCTGGCCGACGAGCCGACCGGGGCCCTGGACTCCGTGTCGGGCACGGGGGTCATGGAGTTGCTGCACGAGCTGAACACGTCCGGCACGACCATCGTGATCATCACGCACGACCGGGAGATCGCCGCCAGCCTGCCGCGGCAGGTGGGGATGCGTGACGGTGAGATCATCTCGGACACCGCAGCGCCGGAAATGGCCGAATCAGGAGTGGCGTGA
- a CDS encoding efflux RND transporter periplasmic adaptor subunit: MTTVDGKAEPDATPARPRRRRGRGKVVAGLLIVLAAAGGGFVAINSAGLLKGASGPTQSANVLPPATATVAKQTLNDTMDADGELGYGPVTTAVTRKPGTITWLPESGRQVTRGKSLYRLDNDPVTLMYGDTPAYRDLKIGVEGNDVENLERNLSKLGYDGFTVDDEYTYDTAEAVMEWQEDRGLDETGVVELGRVVFAPGKVRVESIESEEGQPAQPGQKVLTYTGTSKVVTVELEAEDQRMAKKGAKVEVTLPDGKSVKGKVTEVATVIVPGESQNADPETRVEALVSIGNAKAANGLDKASVDVTFTASQRKNVLTVPVAALVALQEGGFGLEIIEGGTSRYIAVETGLFAGGRVEVEGDGLTEGMTVGMPK, from the coding sequence ATGACCACCGTTGACGGGAAGGCGGAGCCCGACGCGACGCCCGCCCGCCCGCGCCGCCGTCGCGGGCGGGGCAAGGTGGTCGCCGGACTCCTGATCGTGCTGGCCGCCGCGGGCGGCGGCTTCGTGGCGATCAACAGCGCCGGACTGCTGAAAGGCGCCTCAGGCCCGACCCAGTCGGCCAACGTCCTGCCCCCGGCCACCGCCACGGTCGCCAAGCAGACGCTGAACGACACGATGGACGCCGACGGCGAGCTCGGCTACGGACCGGTCACCACGGCGGTGACCAGGAAGCCTGGCACGATCACCTGGCTGCCCGAGAGCGGCAGGCAGGTCACCCGCGGCAAGTCGCTGTACCGGCTGGACAACGACCCGGTCACGCTCATGTACGGCGACACGCCCGCCTACCGCGACCTCAAGATCGGCGTGGAGGGCAATGACGTGGAGAACCTGGAGCGCAATCTCAGCAAGCTGGGCTATGACGGCTTCACGGTCGACGACGAGTACACCTACGACACGGCCGAGGCCGTCATGGAATGGCAGGAGGACCGGGGCCTCGACGAGACCGGCGTGGTCGAGCTGGGCCGGGTCGTCTTCGCGCCCGGCAAGGTACGCGTGGAGAGCATCGAGTCCGAGGAAGGCCAGCCGGCCCAGCCCGGGCAGAAGGTCCTGACGTACACGGGCACGTCCAAGGTCGTCACCGTCGAACTGGAGGCCGAGGACCAGCGGATGGCCAAGAAGGGCGCCAAGGTCGAAGTCACGCTGCCCGACGGCAAGAGCGTGAAAGGCAAGGTCACCGAGGTCGCCACGGTCATCGTGCCGGGCGAGAGCCAGAACGCCGACCCCGAGACCCGGGTGGAGGCCCTGGTCTCGATCGGCAACGCCAAGGCCGCCAACGGGCTCGACAAGGCATCGGTGGATGTGACGTTCACCGCTTCGCAGCGCAAGAACGTGCTCACCGTGCCGGTCGCGGCGCTCGTGGCGCTGCAGGAGGGCGGGTTCGGCCTGGAGATCATCGAAGGCGGCACATCCCGGTACATCGCCGTGGAGACGGGGTTGTTCGCCGGCGGGCGGGTCGAGGTCGAAGGTGACGGGCTCACCGAAGGCATGACCGTGGGGATGCCGAAGTGA
- a CDS encoding response regulator transcription factor codes for MRVLVVEDERMLADAIAEWLREETHAVDLAHDGEAALERIAVNDYDVVVLDRDLPRVHGDDVCRELVASESDARVLMLTAAAQIDDRVTGLSIGADDYLSKPFAFPELAARVLALGRRSRPAVPPVLRRAGITLDPARREVFRNGRFVPLSKKEFAVLAELMRANGNVVSAEQLLEKAWDEHADPFTGAVRLTILKLRRKLADPPVVETVPGVGYRIA; via the coding sequence ATGCGGGTGCTGGTGGTTGAGGACGAGCGGATGCTCGCCGACGCGATTGCCGAGTGGCTGCGCGAGGAGACCCACGCGGTCGATCTGGCACACGACGGCGAGGCGGCTCTGGAACGGATCGCGGTCAACGACTACGACGTGGTCGTGCTGGATCGCGACCTGCCGCGGGTGCATGGTGACGACGTGTGCAGGGAGCTGGTCGCCTCGGAGTCCGACGCGCGGGTGCTCATGCTGACGGCCGCCGCGCAGATCGACGACCGGGTGACGGGGCTGTCCATCGGGGCCGACGACTACCTGTCGAAGCCGTTCGCGTTCCCCGAGCTGGCCGCCCGCGTCCTCGCGCTGGGGCGGCGCTCGCGGCCGGCCGTGCCGCCGGTGCTGCGCCGGGCCGGGATCACGCTGGACCCGGCGCGCAGGGAGGTGTTCAGGAACGGGCGGTTCGTGCCGCTGTCGAAGAAGGAGTTCGCGGTGCTGGCCGAGCTGATGCGGGCGAACGGCAACGTGGTCTCGGCCGAGCAACTGCTGGAGAAGGCGTGGGACGAGCACGCCGACCCGTTCACGGGCGCGGTCCGGCTCACCATTCTCAAGCTCCGCCGCAAGCTCGCCGACCCGCCGGTCGTGGAGACCGTGCCAGGAGTGGGGTACCGGATCGCATGA
- a CDS encoding sensor histidine kinase has protein sequence MRFPRLQPTLRLRLTLVYGAVFFLAGLTLLGVTYLLFNQQLTRTFESRYASEPGKVKNLFFMKDGVLMEGQAAIEWLRQQELELRSAAITSLLTQGAIALIVVGGAAVGLGWVVAGRVLAPLHRVTDTARKIAAEPMAERGLHQRIGLEGPEDEVKTLADTFDTMVERLDHSFDGQRRFVANASHELRTPLTLNRALVELAMHRRTASADVKELGESLLEINARHERLISGLLLLARSEQEIADRSPVDLADVVTHVVRQTEGDAAEAKITVYEVTAQAPTTGDALLLERLVHNLVENGIRYNVDDGTGWVRVVSRTVSEGKVEVEVSNTGPEVPPYDIPLLFKPFHRHGAERVVTARSAGLGLSIVRSVALAHGGDVRARPREGGGLVVTASLPRARH, from the coding sequence ATGAGATTCCCGCGCCTCCAGCCCACGTTGCGGCTGCGGCTCACGCTCGTGTACGGCGCCGTCTTCTTTCTCGCCGGGCTGACCTTGCTCGGCGTCACCTATTTACTGTTCAACCAGCAGCTGACGCGGACGTTCGAGAGCCGGTACGCGTCGGAGCCCGGCAAGGTCAAGAACCTGTTCTTCATGAAGGACGGCGTCCTGATGGAGGGCCAGGCCGCGATCGAGTGGCTGCGCCAGCAGGAGCTGGAGCTGCGCAGCGCCGCCATCACCTCGCTCCTCACGCAGGGCGCGATCGCGCTGATCGTGGTCGGCGGCGCCGCCGTCGGGCTCGGCTGGGTGGTGGCGGGGCGGGTGCTGGCCCCGCTGCACCGGGTCACCGACACGGCCCGCAAGATCGCTGCCGAACCCATGGCCGAGCGCGGCCTGCACCAGCGGATCGGACTCGAAGGGCCGGAGGACGAGGTCAAGACGCTGGCCGACACGTTCGACACCATGGTGGAGCGGCTGGACCACTCCTTCGACGGACAGCGCCGGTTCGTGGCGAACGCCTCGCACGAGCTGCGGACGCCACTGACGCTGAACCGGGCGCTGGTCGAGCTGGCCATGCACCGCCGCACGGCCTCGGCCGACGTCAAGGAGCTGGGCGAGAGCCTGCTGGAGATCAACGCCCGCCATGAGCGGCTCATCTCCGGATTGCTGCTGCTGGCCCGGTCCGAGCAGGAGATCGCGGACCGCTCGCCTGTGGACCTGGCCGACGTGGTGACGCACGTGGTCAGGCAGACCGAGGGCGACGCCGCCGAAGCCAAGATCACCGTGTACGAGGTGACCGCGCAGGCGCCGACCACCGGGGACGCGCTGCTGCTCGAACGGCTGGTGCACAACCTGGTCGAGAACGGCATCCGGTACAACGTCGACGACGGCACCGGGTGGGTGCGGGTGGTCAGTCGTACCGTGTCGGAGGGGAAGGTCGAGGTGGAGGTCAGCAACACCGGGCCGGAGGTGCCGCCGTACGACATCCCGCTGCTGTTCAAGCCCTTCCACCGGCACGGCGCCGAGCGCGTGGTCACCGCACGGAGCGCAGGTCTTGGCCTGTCGATCGTGCGGTCGGTGGCGCTGGCGCACGGGGGCGACGTCAGGGCGCGGCCGCGCGAGGGCGGCGGACTGGTCGTCACCGCCTCACTCCCCCGCGCCCGCCACTAA
- a CDS encoding serine/threonine protein kinase, which yields MAHVEPLREDDPAVVGVYRLLGRLGAGGQGTVYLGEAPGGRPVAVKVLRDGAGFDDRFAKELEAARRVEPFCIAQVLDASLGRRPYIVTEYVEGPSLQQAGRHTGADLQRLAVATATALTAIHQAGIVHRDFKPANVLLGPGGPRVIDFGIARAADTAATVSSGIVGTPAYMAPEQLAGQAVGPAADVFAWAAVMVYAATGTPPFGQDTLPAIINRILHNEPQLGDLPPPLRSIVYGCLAKDPRARPTMKDVLLFLLGGAQEPPHARTPGPAGPPMPEPGPMAAPGPMAAPGPMAMPAPGAGAMPPPGPGQWAGAGPSAAGMPGAGGLPGVAAGGGRGRRRRSGVPVAIGVSGVVVAVLVAGVVWLAPWPGVQAGSVQLAASSPAPSAPATQVPATTTSPPRKSTRKPTRNPTGTPSRTKTPKPTPSSSPTPDRTTERPTPSPTRTTKKPATTAKISILEIQLSGGPGQSNAEGCYMPPVHFQTNVESSRSEVWVSYVWEVDGKAVSRSRSWVSKGEYTAFVTSYHYDLKPGIHRITLRVTSPSVTSKSVSITMCDVESYE from the coding sequence ATGGCGCATGTCGAACCGCTGCGGGAGGACGATCCAGCGGTTGTAGGGGTCTACCGCCTGCTCGGCCGGCTCGGCGCGGGCGGGCAGGGGACCGTCTATCTGGGGGAGGCTCCCGGCGGCCGGCCGGTGGCGGTCAAGGTGCTGCGGGACGGCGCGGGGTTCGACGACCGGTTCGCCAAGGAGCTCGAGGCCGCCCGGCGGGTGGAGCCGTTCTGCATCGCGCAGGTGCTGGACGCGTCGCTGGGGCGGCGGCCGTACATCGTGACCGAGTACGTCGAGGGGCCCTCGCTGCAACAGGCCGGCCGGCACACCGGGGCCGACCTGCAGCGGCTCGCCGTCGCCACCGCCACCGCGCTGACCGCCATCCACCAGGCGGGCATCGTGCACCGGGACTTCAAGCCCGCGAACGTGCTCCTCGGGCCCGGTGGGCCGCGGGTGATCGACTTCGGCATCGCCCGGGCTGCGGACACCGCCGCCACGGTCTCGAGCGGCATCGTGGGGACGCCGGCGTACATGGCGCCGGAGCAATTGGCGGGGCAGGCGGTGGGGCCGGCCGCCGACGTGTTCGCGTGGGCGGCCGTCATGGTGTACGCCGCGACCGGCACGCCGCCGTTCGGCCAGGACACGCTGCCGGCGATCATCAACCGGATCCTGCACAACGAGCCGCAGCTGGGTGATCTGCCGCCTCCGCTGCGGTCGATCGTGTACGGCTGCCTGGCCAAGGACCCGCGTGCCCGGCCGACCATGAAGGACGTGCTGCTGTTCCTGCTGGGCGGGGCCCAAGAGCCTCCTCACGCTCGGACGCCCGGCCCTGCCGGACCGCCGATGCCGGAACCGGGCCCGATGGCGGCGCCGGGCCCGATGGCAGCGCCGGGGCCGATGGCGATGCCCGCGCCAGGCGCTGGAGCGATGCCGCCACCTGGACCCGGACAGTGGGCGGGAGCCGGGCCGTCGGCAGCGGGGATGCCTGGGGCGGGAGGCTTACCTGGCGTTGCCGCCGGCGGCGGGCGAGGGCGGCGGAGGCGGAGCGGTGTGCCGGTGGCCATCGGGGTGTCGGGCGTCGTGGTGGCCGTGCTGGTCGCCGGTGTCGTGTGGCTGGCCCCGTGGCCGGGTGTCCAGGCCGGCTCGGTGCAGCTCGCGGCCTCCTCGCCGGCGCCCTCCGCCCCGGCCACCCAGGTGCCCGCGACCACGACATCGCCGCCGCGCAAGTCCACGCGCAAGCCCACACGCAACCCCACGGGAACGCCCAGCCGCACGAAGACCCCCAAACCCACACCTTCTTCCTCCCCCACCCCCGACCGCACGACGGAACGGCCGACGCCCTCCCCCACACGGACCACCAAGAAGCCGGCCACGACCGCCAAGATCAGCATCCTCGAGATCCAGCTGTCCGGTGGGCCCGGCCAGTCCAACGCCGAGGGCTGCTACATGCCGCCGGTGCACTTCCAGACCAACGTGGAATCGTCCCGGTCCGAGGTGTGGGTCTCCTATGTCTGGGAGGTGGACGGCAAGGCCGTCTCACGCAGCAGGTCATGGGTGTCGAAAGGTGAGTACACGGCGTTCGTGACCTCCTATCACTATGACCTGAAGCCCGGAATTCACCGGATCACCCTGCGGGTCACCTCGCCGTCCGTGACGAGCAAGAGCGTCTCGATCACCATGTGCGACGTGGAGTCCTACGAATGA
- a CDS encoding serine/threonine-protein kinase encodes MTDSIGPYKVIRQLGEGGQGMVYLAAAPDGTRVAVKVLREGIRGDGRFAKEIAAARRVEPFCIAQVLDASLGGRPYIVTEYVEGPSLREAGRHTGADLQRLAVATATALVAIHRAGVVHRDFKPANVLLGRDGPRVIDFGIARAMDDAVTRTSSIVGTPAYMAPEQFAGAAVGPAADVFAWASVMVYAATGAPPFGNDSLPAVLRRIQYEEPRLDGVPEPLRSIVHACLAKDPHARPAMQDVLFRLIGGPSPATPFADGSPPVDGPGTGGAAQAGARPGHRSPRALERTGPTHAAARRRAGVVFLAAGTALAVTGALVAAWIWLPVFRVPADTTAIVTTSSAASPTSRPVTGAKESARALRPAGSPRPTKTATAQPSATTPSTSRTTTRPSARPTTAKPTATTTGGGSGGVTSVTFTYEGIRVGDCWRNDMNIWAKVSATGTYTYRWLVNGQNQGRQQGTSSSKPLLPSIVWKGPGTYRVVFEVVTPTSMRKSTAVTICGDWEGWQ; translated from the coding sequence ATGACGGACTCCATCGGCCCCTACAAGGTGATCAGGCAGCTCGGCGAGGGCGGCCAGGGAATGGTCTACCTGGCCGCCGCCCCTGACGGGACGCGGGTCGCGGTCAAGGTCCTGCGCGAGGGCATTCGCGGGGACGGGCGCTTCGCCAAGGAGATCGCGGCCGCTCGGCGCGTCGAGCCCTTCTGCATCGCGCAGGTGCTGGACGCGTCGCTGGGCGGGCGGCCGTACATCGTGACCGAGTACGTCGAGGGCCCGTCCCTACGCGAGGCGGGCCGCCACACCGGGGCCGACCTGCAGCGGCTGGCCGTCGCCACCGCCACCGCGCTCGTCGCCATCCACCGGGCCGGTGTCGTGCACCGCGACTTCAAGCCCGCGAACGTCCTGCTCGGCCGCGACGGGCCACGGGTCATCGACTTCGGCATCGCCCGTGCCATGGACGACGCGGTGACGCGGACCAGCAGCATCGTGGGGACGCCGGCGTACATGGCGCCCGAGCAGTTCGCGGGCGCCGCCGTCGGACCGGCCGCCGACGTGTTCGCCTGGGCGTCCGTCATGGTGTACGCCGCCACCGGCGCCCCGCCGTTCGGCAACGACTCCCTGCCTGCCGTGCTCAGGCGGATCCAGTACGAGGAGCCGCGGCTGGACGGCGTGCCCGAGCCACTGCGGTCGATCGTGCATGCCTGCCTGGCCAAGGACCCGCACGCCCGCCCGGCCATGCAGGACGTGCTCTTCCGCCTCATCGGCGGCCCATCACCGGCGACCCCTTTCGCCGACGGCTCCCCACCCGTCGATGGCCCGGGCACTGGTGGCGCGGCGCAGGCGGGAGCACGGCCTGGTCACAGGAGCCCGCGCGCGCTCGAGCGGACCGGTCCGACGCATGCGGCCGCGCGCCGGCGGGCCGGAGTCGTCTTCCTCGCCGCCGGGACGGCGCTGGCCGTGACCGGGGCGCTGGTCGCAGCCTGGATCTGGCTGCCCGTGTTCCGCGTCCCGGCCGACACCACCGCCATCGTCACGACCTCCTCAGCCGCCTCCCCCACCTCCCGCCCGGTCACGGGGGCGAAGGAGTCCGCCAGGGCTTTGCGCCCGGCCGGCAGCCCGCGCCCCACCAAGACCGCCACCGCGCAGCCCAGCGCCACCACCCCATCCACCTCTCGCACCACGACCCGGCCCTCCGCGCGACCCACCACCGCGAAGCCGACAGCCACCACCACCGGCGGTGGCAGTGGCGGCGTGACGTCGGTGACCTTCACCTACGAAGGCATCAGAGTCGGGGACTGCTGGCGTAACGACATGAACATCTGGGCCAAGGTCTCGGCCACCGGCACCTACACCTATCGATGGCTCGTCAACGGCCAGAACCAGGGCAGGCAGCAGGGCACGTCGTCATCGAAGCCGCTGCTCCCCTCCATCGTGTGGAAAGGACCCGGCACCTACCGCGTGGTCTTCGAAGTGGTCACCCCCACGAGCATGCGCAAGAGCACCGCGGTGACCATCTGCGGCGACTGGGAGGGCTGGCAGTAG
- a CDS encoding VOC family protein: MTASNPSIPRFHLAMPVDDLDAARHFYGELIGCAQGRSSDTWIDWNLHGHQFVTHLAPARAQQAHNPVDGHDVPVPHFGLILTIPEFHKLADRFRDAGTRFVIEPYLRFEGLPGEQWTMFLLDPAGNALEFKAFADDSQVFAV, translated from the coding sequence ATGACCGCATCGAACCCCTCGATCCCCCGGTTTCACCTGGCCATGCCCGTGGACGATCTGGACGCGGCCCGCCACTTCTACGGCGAGCTCATCGGCTGCGCTCAGGGCCGCAGCTCCGACACCTGGATCGACTGGAACCTGCACGGCCACCAGTTCGTCACCCACCTGGCGCCCGCCCGCGCCCAGCAGGCGCACAACCCGGTCGACGGGCACGACGTGCCGGTCCCGCACTTCGGGCTGATCCTGACCATTCCGGAATTTCACAAACTGGCGGACCGGTTCCGGGACGCCGGCACCCGGTTCGTCATCGAGCCGTACCTGCGTTTCGAGGGGCTGCCCGGCGAGCAGTGGACGATGTTCCTGCTCGACCCGGCCGGCAACGCCCTGGAGTTCAAGGCGTTCGCCGACGACTCCCAGGTGTTCGCAGTCTAG